The Nocardia arthritidis genome has a window encoding:
- a CDS encoding phthiocerol/phthiodiolone dimycocerosyl transferase family protein, with the protein MPDELIRELDPSEARFVPHGAYSGHTVLVTGELDATALGAAFAALQRSYPVLTCRIVEESDGRCLLVRSNASPPVGPWFGDGDPGRLRDPAQPLDPATQLAYLDVVAAPGCARVTWYIHHAVADGSHAIELFARFWDFYTDCLTATVPEPVPHDYPRSLEWYSATYGFRRGPLSGLEDVTVPLSAEPKPDPAAATAILGGGLLRPARSTLDAETTGRLIALARRTGLTVNSVVTGVLLRAFGARTSADPRPVRALYAVDLRRHLDPQVPATAGTNLAASACFAADMETCGGTMELARRIAGRLRRDLAQGVLQQSVWHYPDFYGDRRTRSVAGHLGLTNCGVIPRFRTPPGAAITDYEIVHLLAHPRPSTEVTSQTGLFMLYTFAGRLTIGYVGAVDADVLLAVIRDELTAISAEEPVIR; encoded by the coding sequence GTGCCCGACGAGCTGATCAGGGAACTGGACCCCAGCGAGGCGCGGTTCGTGCCGCACGGCGCCTACAGCGGCCATACCGTGCTGGTGACGGGCGAACTCGACGCGACGGCGCTCGGTGCGGCATTCGCGGCGCTCCAGCGGAGCTACCCGGTGCTGACCTGCCGCATCGTCGAGGAATCCGACGGCAGGTGCCTGCTGGTCCGGTCGAACGCAAGCCCGCCGGTCGGCCCCTGGTTCGGCGACGGCGACCCCGGGCGATTGCGGGACCCGGCCCAACCGCTCGATCCCGCAACGCAACTCGCCTACCTGGATGTGGTCGCGGCGCCGGGGTGCGCCCGCGTCACCTGGTACATCCACCACGCCGTCGCCGACGGCAGCCACGCGATCGAACTGTTCGCCCGATTCTGGGACTTCTACACCGACTGCCTGACGGCCACCGTGCCGGAACCCGTGCCGCACGACTATCCGCGATCGCTCGAATGGTATTCCGCCACATACGGATTCCGTCGCGGGCCGCTGTCCGGGCTCGAGGATGTCACCGTACCGCTGTCGGCAGAGCCGAAACCGGACCCGGCGGCCGCCACCGCAATCCTGGGCGGTGGCCTCCTCCGGCCCGCGCGCAGCACGTTGGACGCCGAGACGACAGGCCGGCTCATCGCCCTGGCCCGGCGCACGGGCCTGACGGTCAACAGCGTGGTCACCGGGGTGCTGCTGCGGGCGTTCGGCGCACGGACGAGCGCAGACCCGAGACCGGTGCGCGCGCTGTACGCGGTGGATCTGCGCCGCCACCTGGACCCGCAGGTGCCCGCCACCGCGGGCACGAATCTCGCCGCTTCGGCGTGCTTCGCCGCCGATATGGAAACATGCGGCGGGACAATGGAACTCGCCCGGCGGATCGCCGGCCGCTTGCGCCGCGACCTGGCGCAGGGCGTGTTGCAGCAATCGGTGTGGCACTATCCGGACTTCTACGGCGACCGCCGGACCCGGTCGGTGGCTGGTCATCTCGGGCTCACCAATTGCGGTGTCATCCCGAGGTTCCGGACGCCGCCCGGGGCGGCGATCACCGATTACGAGATCGTGCACCTGCTGGCCCATCCCCGGCCGTCGACCGAGGTGACCTCGCAGACCGGGCTTTTCATGCTCTACACCTTCGCGGGGCGCCTCACCATCGGATACGTCGGTGCGGTCGATGCGGACGTCTTGTTGGCGGTCATCCGAGACGAGCTGACGGCAATATCCGCCGAAGAGCCGGTGATCCGATGA
- a CDS encoding glycosyltransferase, whose translation MSWSAQSSYGVVIVAWCPSEDNIAHAISLTETGGQVCLVDNSPQPEPWYARVRDAGILLVVNRNRGGLGGGFNRGIDALFGRGADVVFILDQDSEVDGGYFADMLATPVPAESGRPYLVGPVPYDVETGVLLLGHRVAGAEQIAALANNGTIEVDFLVSSGTMITRRAWQAIGPFDERYVIDYLDWEFCHRAARRGVGLIVNADVLMRHRIGDIRLRTVLGMRMLVFGYAPIRRYYQTRNCVHFTTRHARERRSLLALNAFLVRNILSVLLFEPDKAHKLRAMAAGLADGVVGRLGHLAETRTQLAETSRR comes from the coding sequence ATGAGCTGGTCGGCGCAATCCTCGTACGGCGTGGTGATCGTCGCCTGGTGTCCCTCGGAAGACAATATCGCGCACGCGATTTCGCTCACCGAGACCGGCGGGCAGGTCTGTCTCGTCGACAACTCCCCGCAACCCGAACCCTGGTACGCACGCGTGCGCGACGCCGGAATCTTGTTGGTGGTCAACCGAAACCGCGGCGGGCTCGGCGGCGGTTTCAATCGCGGGATCGATGCGCTGTTCGGCCGCGGTGCCGACGTCGTCTTCATCCTCGACCAAGATTCCGAGGTGGACGGCGGCTACTTCGCCGATATGCTCGCCACTCCGGTACCGGCGGAATCCGGCCGCCCATATCTGGTGGGGCCGGTACCGTACGACGTCGAGACCGGCGTCCTGCTGCTGGGACATCGGGTGGCCGGCGCGGAACAGATTGCGGCACTGGCGAACAACGGAACCATCGAGGTCGATTTCCTGGTGTCGTCCGGGACCATGATCACCCGGCGGGCGTGGCAGGCGATCGGGCCGTTCGACGAACGGTACGTCATCGATTATCTCGATTGGGAATTCTGTCACCGAGCGGCGCGGCGCGGGGTCGGCCTCATCGTCAACGCGGACGTGCTGATGCGGCACCGGATCGGCGATATCCGGTTGCGGACCGTGCTGGGCATGCGGATGCTGGTCTTCGGCTACGCCCCGATCAGGCGCTACTACCAGACCCGCAACTGCGTCCACTTCACGACGCGGCATGCACGCGAACGGCGAAGCCTGCTGGCGCTCAACGCATTTCTGGTGCGCAACATACTGTCGGTGCTGCTGTTCGAGCCGGACAAGGCGCACAAGCTGCGCGCCATGGCCGCCGGGCTCGCCGACGGCGTCGTCGGCCGCCTCGGCCATCTCGCCGAAACCCGAACCCAACTCGCCGAAACGTCGCGTCGGTGA
- a CDS encoding methyltransferase — protein MPDTTSDPAAELARLTDLATPYAVRAAVTLGLPELLEAGPASAAQLAKATGADQDSLDRLLRYLVAHDVFAAAAPDRYALNDISRQLVGPDGAPQRAWLNLSGAGARMDAGYAGLADAVRKGSEGYSSVHGLPLWADLAERPDLRSGFDDLMGADTARIAHLLATEYDWTGLGHLIDVGGGIGILLGEILTTRAHLTGAVFDLPPATAAARRRFAAAGLGGRAAAIDGSFFDLIPPGADAYLVSRVLTDWNDEAAQRILANCVTAARPGGRVLIVEMLPDDVIADPRSAYDLQMLVVVGGKLRSTAEFTRLAERAGAVVAGVRRWACGLTVLDCRPS, from the coding sequence ATGCCCGACACCACAAGCGATCCCGCCGCCGAACTCGCCCGGCTCACCGACCTGGCCACCCCGTACGCGGTGCGCGCCGCGGTCACCCTCGGCCTGCCGGAACTGCTCGAAGCGGGTCCGGCGAGCGCGGCGCAGCTGGCGAAAGCGACCGGCGCGGACCAGGATTCGCTGGACCGCCTGCTGCGGTACCTCGTCGCGCACGACGTCTTCGCGGCCGCCGCGCCGGATCGATATGCGTTGAACGACATCTCGCGTCAACTGGTCGGCCCGGACGGCGCGCCCCAGCGCGCGTGGCTGAACCTGTCCGGGGCGGGCGCCCGCATGGATGCCGGATACGCCGGCCTTGCCGACGCCGTCCGCAAAGGCTCCGAGGGCTACAGCTCCGTTCACGGCCTGCCGCTCTGGGCGGATCTGGCCGAAAGACCGGACCTGCGAAGCGGATTCGATGACCTGATGGGCGCCGACACCGCCCGCATCGCCCACCTGCTCGCCACCGAATACGACTGGACCGGGCTCGGGCACCTCATCGACGTCGGCGGCGGCATCGGCATCCTGCTCGGCGAAATACTCACTACCCGAGCGCATCTCACCGGCGCGGTATTCGACCTGCCACCCGCCACCGCGGCGGCCAGGCGCCGCTTCGCCGCCGCCGGACTCGGCGGCCGCGCCGCCGCCATCGACGGCAGCTTCTTCGACCTGATCCCGCCCGGCGCCGACGCCTACCTCGTCTCCCGGGTGCTCACCGACTGGAACGACGAAGCGGCACAGCGGATCCTCGCCAACTGCGTGACCGCCGCCCGCCCCGGCGGCCGCGTCCTCATCGTCGAAATGCTGCCCGACGACGTCATCGCGGACCCCCGCTCCGCGTACGATCTGCAGATGCTCGTCGTGGTCGGCGGCAAACTGCGCTCCACCGCGGAATTCACCCGCCTCGCCGAACGCGCCGGGGCCGTCGTGGCCGGGGTCCGCCGCTGGGCGTGCGGGCTCACCGTGCTCGACTGCCGCCCCAGCTGA
- a CDS encoding alpha/beta hydrolase family protein: MQSPITGTAAGVPFTALPPPDGGAAPLIVTWHMLDAPRSDAAFAAALPMNELPAWRVHLGMPMCGARMVDGSTDAIVRLFTEDPLMSFLHPFVRQAAEEFPAALDSIRAQLPVHDGPIGVLGGSLGGAVALRILAGSDIPVFAGAVVNAAIRMRSVVDLFPGDYPYDAESEKVVDSLDFIPEAAVIADRAPLLVVSGELDHPALRADALRFADALGERSELLSIPGLAHPLADEPGIEPAPQLPGARAVDSGLTVWFRRHLPAAG; this comes from the coding sequence ATGCAGTCACCGATTACCGGAACAGCGGCCGGTGTGCCGTTCACCGCGTTGCCGCCGCCGGACGGCGGCGCCGCCCCGCTGATCGTCACCTGGCATATGCTCGACGCGCCGAGGTCGGATGCCGCGTTCGCCGCGGCGCTGCCGATGAACGAACTGCCCGCGTGGCGGGTGCATCTCGGCATGCCGATGTGCGGGGCGCGCATGGTGGACGGCAGCACCGACGCCATCGTGCGGCTGTTCACCGAGGATCCGCTGATGTCGTTTCTGCATCCGTTCGTCCGGCAGGCGGCCGAGGAGTTCCCGGCCGCGCTGGACTCGATCCGTGCGCAGCTGCCGGTGCACGACGGCCCGATCGGCGTGCTCGGCGGCTCGCTGGGCGGGGCGGTCGCGCTGCGGATCCTCGCCGGCAGCGACATTCCGGTGTTCGCGGGGGCGGTGGTGAACGCCGCCATCCGGATGCGGTCGGTCGTCGACCTGTTTCCCGGCGACTACCCATACGACGCCGAATCCGAAAAGGTGGTCGACAGCCTGGATTTCATCCCCGAGGCGGCGGTGATCGCCGATCGAGCGCCGCTGCTGGTGGTCAGCGGCGAACTCGATCATCCGGCGCTGCGCGCCGACGCGCTGCGGTTCGCCGACGCGTTGGGCGAACGGTCCGAGCTGCTGTCGATCCCCGGGCTGGCGCATCCGCTCGCCGACGAGCCCGGTATCGAACCCGCGCCCCAGCTGCCGGGCGCCCGCGCCGTCGATTCCGGTTTGACCGTGTGGTTCCGCCGTCATCTCCCGGCCGCGGGCTAG
- a CDS encoding FAD-dependent oxidoreductase: MTIVIVGAGLGGLALARVLHVHGIDAVVYERESSRGARGQGGMLDIHSGQRALREAGLIDGFHAIARGEGQDMRLLEPDGTLLHQEDTPDEAPLLRPEVDRADLRNLLLDSLPADMVRWGRAFESADDGLLRFADGGTATYDLLIGADGAQSRVRALLTDARPAHIGQNVVELGIPDIDRTHPDLAAMVGRGNYWVLGNGLSLAAQRNGDGRVRIGLSFYNTAEDWFATSGIPFDDPAAARARLIELLPGWHPRFTALIAACDDAVVPRSITTLPVGLTWPSNPGVTLVGDAAHLMPPVGEGANMALLDGAVLGLALAAHPHDFPTAIEEYEREMFDRTGTAARMSARMQEVLMSPDASRRMLAFFQPG; the protein is encoded by the coding sequence ATGACCATCGTCATTGTCGGAGCCGGATTGGGCGGCTTGGCCCTCGCCAGGGTGTTGCACGTGCACGGCATCGATGCCGTCGTGTACGAGCGTGAGTCCTCGCGCGGCGCGCGCGGTCAGGGCGGCATGCTCGACATCCATTCCGGGCAGCGGGCCCTGCGCGAGGCCGGCCTGATCGACGGGTTCCACGCGATCGCCCGCGGTGAAGGGCAGGATATGCGCCTGCTGGAGCCGGACGGCACGCTGCTGCACCAGGAGGACACGCCCGATGAGGCCCCACTCCTGCGACCCGAGGTCGACCGCGCCGACCTGCGGAACCTGCTGCTGGATTCGCTGCCCGCGGACATGGTGCGCTGGGGGCGCGCGTTCGAATCCGCCGACGACGGCCTGCTGCGCTTCGCCGACGGCGGCACCGCGACATATGACCTGCTGATCGGCGCCGACGGCGCACAGTCCAGGGTCCGCGCGCTGCTCACCGACGCCCGCCCGGCCCATATCGGCCAGAATGTCGTCGAACTCGGCATTCCCGATATCGACCGCACACATCCGGACCTCGCGGCGATGGTCGGGCGCGGCAACTACTGGGTGCTCGGCAACGGATTGTCCCTGGCGGCGCAGCGCAACGGCGACGGCCGCGTCCGCATCGGCCTCAGCTTCTACAACACCGCCGAGGACTGGTTCGCCACCAGCGGTATCCCGTTCGACGACCCGGCCGCCGCCCGGGCGCGGCTGATCGAACTGCTCCCCGGTTGGCACCCGCGGTTCACCGCGCTCATCGCGGCCTGCGACGACGCGGTCGTGCCGCGGTCGATCACCACGCTCCCGGTCGGCCTCACCTGGCCGTCGAATCCGGGCGTCACGCTGGTCGGCGATGCCGCGCACCTGATGCCGCCGGTGGGCGAGGGCGCCAATATGGCGCTGCTCGACGGTGCCGTGCTCGGCCTCGCCCTGGCCGCGCACCCGCACGACTTCCCCACCGCCATCGAAGAATACGAACGCGAGATGTTCGACCGCACCGGCACCGCCGCCCGGATGTCGGCACGCATGCAGGAAGTCCTGATGTCGCCGGACGCCAGCCGGCGAATGCTCGCATTCTTCCAACCCGGCTGA
- a CDS encoding TetR/AcrR family transcriptional regulator: MGAAIRLADADGLAAVSLRKVAAALDVGPMRLYGYIATKEELLDLMVDAVYAETRPSGDGWREVLRSMAETTRQAAHRHEWLADLIGGRPQLGPNALARGEAVVAAMSDIDVDSVMPVIDAVNAYVIGAVRREITERRAERTTGMDKTQWQAAFGPYLVRTFATGRYPTLATVIRDAAHLDADQTFHTGLDFLLDGIQARIHG; the protein is encoded by the coding sequence GTGGGAGCGGCGATCCGGCTGGCGGATGCGGACGGGCTGGCGGCGGTATCGCTACGCAAGGTCGCCGCCGCCCTGGACGTCGGGCCGATGCGGCTGTACGGCTACATCGCCACCAAAGAGGAATTGCTCGACCTGATGGTCGACGCGGTCTACGCCGAGACCCGGCCGAGCGGAGACGGTTGGCGAGAAGTGCTGCGATCCATGGCCGAAACCACCCGGCAGGCCGCTCACCGGCACGAATGGCTTGCCGACCTGATCGGCGGGCGGCCGCAGCTCGGCCCGAACGCGCTGGCCAGAGGAGAGGCCGTGGTGGCGGCGATGAGCGATATCGACGTGGACAGCGTCATGCCGGTGATCGACGCGGTCAACGCGTACGTGATCGGCGCGGTGCGCCGGGAGATCACCGAACGGCGCGCCGAGCGCACCACCGGTATGGACAAGACCCAGTGGCAGGCCGCCTTCGGCCCCTATCTGGTGCGGACCTTCGCGACCGGCCGATACCCCACGCTGGCCACGGTCATCCGCGACGCCGCCCACCTCGACGCCGACCAAACCTTCCACACCGGCCTCGACTTCCTCCTCGACGGCATCCAAGCCCGCATTCACGGCTGA